The Kiritimatiellaceae bacterium genome contains a region encoding:
- a CDS encoding GNAT family N-acetyltransferase → MINRANQKDIPEILALQKIAYRSEAELYGDASVPAMGQTMEEITADFEQTIFLKAVVNGKIIGSIRGRRDGTAARISRVIVHPYFQGRGIATRLIRQLELEVGDVSMYEAVMGHQSLRNIHLYEKTGYRHVRTEPFTPTAQRVYMQKERT, encoded by the coding sequence ATGATCAATCGGGCTAACCAGAAGGATATTCCTGAAATTCTGGCGTTGCAGAAGATTGCCTATCGCAGCGAGGCTGAGCTCTACGGCGACGCCAGCGTTCCGGCCATGGGCCAGACGATGGAAGAAATTACCGCTGACTTCGAGCAGACGATCTTTCTCAAGGCGGTTGTCAACGGCAAGATCATCGGTTCGATTCGCGGCCGCCGCGACGGCACCGCCGCCCGCATCAGCCGGGTGATTGTGCATCCGTATTTTCAGGGACGCGGGATCGCCACGCGTCTGATTCGGCAGCTCGAACTAGAGGTTGGCGATGTCTCTATGTACGAAGCGGTGATGGGTCATCAAAGTTTACGGAATATCCATCTTTACGAAAAAACGGGTTACCGGCACGTCCGGACGGAACCGTTCACGCCGACCGCGCAGCGGGTTTATATGCAAAAGGAGCGCACATGA